The Gossypium arboreum isolate Shixiya-1 chromosome 2, ASM2569848v2, whole genome shotgun sequence region aagatcatgaagggcaaaatggtcaattaagtaagagagagaattctagaatgtaatgattatgttaatgatattttaaattaattaattagataaatattattttattaatattttatgagatatttaatattattttattattatttatttagtatataaggaaagaaagatgaagaattttcatcatctttcctttccatgcaaactaacgtgagagaaagagaggaagaaagaaagttttactttctttacaatttgatccttttaccaaaaatttaccattttcacccaaaaatcaaatgaatttccatagctaccaagagagagaaatgttaaggagaacatggggagttagaatatcaagttggattcaagaaatagaagctggaggagagaaaatcaagttaaagattggtatcaagagaataaggtaagtacatcaagatttcaatacgtttttaagtttgttattgttgataaatcatggaaataatgttatagtagagttttattacataaggtcctatgttcttgatatgttagtgaagagaaaataagagaaagtgatgagaaatggtgtagaaaaagaaaataagggtgttataacatggtaattaatatcttgcactaaaacagttatggacagcagcagtagtctaactttgaaaaatcaccataaattttataaattgaattagaagatgaaaaaaatatggaattaaatcttaatgagtctagtttctcatagaagaaacagtgtaagcaatgaatttgtaaatttttatatataatgaattttgtgagacaaggtcagaatgaattcgggttcccctgttcagactttgaaaaataataaaaaaatgaagaaaaataattagaggcttaaatttatatttatagaatcctgaatgagtctagttttattagaaataaactagaacatcatttgaattctgtaaaaggagataactaatttttagtgaagaagggtcagaactgtcagacagcagaacaggggtgactttaatgaataaactgtactaattggctaaaccaaaaattctgaaaattttatgataagaatacatgtgagtctagtttcaggaaaaattaacggatcttaatttcaagttctgtagcttaatatataaataatttagtgactatgacgcaaatggacagttttgaatgtacatataagtaaatagtgaaattattgataatgttacttgttgtatgttatataaattaaggatgtggaatggagaggaggaggaggaaaatatgtatgaatattcatctagcatggctaatttgcatgttttaggctcagggactaaattgaataaaagtaaaattttatgggcaattttgtaaaaatgtcagaaatgactaaattgcatgaaatagattattttattatttaaattacaaaaatttaacgaaattatcaatttagttcaagatcgggggaaaacatgttttagggattaaattgaaaagtgttgaaattatggaaatttttgatattttatagaattcatggactgttatcaatatatatgagaataatagttggaaataagtattaaattgcaataattttactTTCCTccccctaaggatgaaatcgtcattaattaaaagtttagggcaaaatggtaattttgtctagagcattaattaaatgtattagaatatgaaatgaatgaaaatgatgatcaaatttatttataaagatccggacgacacaaatacgagacttgatcatggaaagaaaatatatcgaataatgaaataataaacacgagcaatcaatgaggtaagttcgtaacttgaattatattctcaaatgcttgagattgtatgttattgatgtgaatatgatttgaatgttcattgtatgaaaatttataaaacattgatatatttgataaaatgggaagaaatctcggttgaatgaaaggaaaattcgatggatctcgaaaaggaattgacggtaaaaggatctagccggacgggtgatcctatctgatatagccctccgaagaatacgtgtaaaatggatttagccggacgggtaatccgaattagggtctgaatttagccttgaCCGTAATTCGGATCCaatctcattagagtaattgtcgttgcggatttagctcgaccgtaatcccgccgcaaggatgaggttcatgagtgtgctctcgatatgaaatgtgtaagaccatggttgaaagataccatggcaacttgagtgtaagaccatggttgaaagataccatggcaactcgatataaaatgtgtaagaccatggttgaaagataccatggcaactgatatgaaatgtgtaagaccatggttgaaagataccatggcaatgtgatatgaaatgaacaagaccatggttgaaagataccatggcaacatgacgaaaatgagtaagaccatagttgaaagacactatggcatcatgtcaaagataaataagatcgtggacgggagacgctctagcatctgttgaacaattgatattcgtgtaatatgtatcgatgacgaatggttatatgaaataattatgaagatagataaacgaaataagtataagtacatgaaatataatttatgttaagtttgatataagttattaccgaataaatatacataaaatatatggaaatgatggagcatgaaatattgatataatgaaatgaatgatatatgcttatgaagaaacggtaagagcatgatatgtttcatgacatgtacatatatgattatctttgatatgttgatacaaggaaattatgtaattgagactattattaaactcaagtgcgatatgtcgagaaaatagatatatcgatgttgaatttatatgagatatgtgcaagtatactaacaatgttgctgtttgatgcttatacaactgtcaaactgttgattgaatggtaatatatttatttatatgatgcattgaatcggtaagtatttaaattttttttagtgatctgtaaatggtagtaatgctccgaaaccctgttctggcagcggatacgggttaggggtgttacaattattttgcaaaattaaaatagataatggaataaagaaatatatatggttttattatcaataatttattttattgaacatttatttaataataaaaattttattgtgATAAAAACTTTGCAAaaaatatttaatgaataaaaaattacacatgtttatatataagatgttattttattaaaaattttgataatataAAATCTCGAGTAAGGAAAAAATAGTACAATGCCTACTTATTTCCCTCGTGATAACAACACGTAAAATTTTAAAGTACACACATTCTAATTTTAAGTAGTAacttttcaaatatattttatagAGATCATGAATAAGGAAGAATTTTGAGAAAACATATTTCACTTGAGCTTCTTTAATATATTAATGTTTCTATAGCTTTAATATGTGCTTCTGAATTAGACTTGTTAATGGTCGGGCAACTCATCCAATCTTGAAGGTACACTCAAATTTTGGGAgggtttagataaaaatattaggCCCTGAAAAATAGGTATGGGCAAAAAAATTAGGTTCATTTAAAATATGTGTCGGGCTCGGGCTTAAACATTCAAAACTCAAGCTCGATCCGCCCATTTTTAATTTATGatactttatattatgtaatttagaatgattaaaaaataaatatacaatattactctaatataaatattaaaataatattaagataactacataaataattttaataaataaaaatgtataaaattattaaatattaatttaatataatataaatatttttaaacaaataaaaaaataatatgggcAGGTTTAGAATAGATTTGAACTAGTATTTTGCAAATATAGTCAGatttagacaaaattttaaactcatatttCGACTCAAATTGAACTTGaacaaacataaaatatattaatatcatgaTTAGTCCTGAACTAAACATAAACACCTCTTTTCTGATCCaaaatttctttataattttCTTGAAGATGAAAGATTGTCCTTTTTTTTCACATTTGGTGGTCTCACAATTATTTAGTACACAACGAAATCATTTTATTCATATTGAACCAATTTAAGAACATGTTTGTATATTTCAATTTACAAATAAAATGCACTATTAATCTTTACGAAAAGTTATAACAACAACTGTACAAGCATATCAAGTTtttcataaattattaaattaataagatatttaaatattattgcatccgtaaaaaattataattttacttaattaatgtTGGGACATTTGTGAAAACTTTTGTCTCACAAGTCGTATTTTACCACATTACTTTATACATTTAGATGTTTAGGATACTAATAAAAAAATCACATTTTGAAAGTGAATTTAATTCTAGTTCAATAATATTTTTCCATTTTGGCAAATAATTTCTATATATACATTACTCGACAAATTTATATTCAATATTCTTATTTTCTTTTACCATTTAAATAGTTATATTATATGTATAAATGTTATCGATAAATTATTCAATTCgatttcatctttttttcatcgtGACATAACTTATCAATATCTCTTCATGTTCGTTATCCAAAATTTCAAGCACCTGGAGTATATGATCATATTGAGTTGTTATTTTCTTTTACGAGATTTTTCATCTTTAGAACTAATTGATTTACTTTTTTTAGGCATTTATTACTTTTATTTGCTCTAACAAGTCATCTTATGGAGACATTGATTCATATTCGAGCATTTTCAACCGATATATCaaacttaattattcttgttagatcaaataaattatttggtGATGATTTGTAGCACCTTTCATTCACTTATGAACATTAGTTCCTATTAATTTATACAAGGATCTATATGAGATAACAAATAATGCATTTAATATAATTCTCCATCAAGCTAATAATACCTTCTCTGATATTAGGAAAATTGTCTAATCAATATAATAATCAATAAATAATGTCGTGATTGAATATTTAATTTActcaaaatatttaataataggcGAGAAGGGAATGGAGCAACGCATGCAATGGCTGTTGAAGGTTAATAATGCACATGTGACTATATTGTAAATTTATAGATGCATTtatcaaaatcatataataatatattCCACATGAAGATTAAACGGGCTGAAATTTCATAAATGTAAAGACATTCAATTTCAACCTTAACTAGTGAGgttttaaaatctttttttttttttttaatatcaaGTAGAATAAGAGCATTCCTCTATTGAAtaatcttttggttctttaataaATATCTACATGAATTCTCCATAATTTTCACGTCGTTGTTAATTAGGATGATTTAACTGACCATGTCAAGTATTAATATATTTGGACTAGTGAACTTCTGGTTTAGCATAGTATGTAATTCAATCATACTAATGTCACGGGTTGCGATTCAAAGCCTATGACGAATGTACATAGAGAATTCTATAGATGTCAACTAATTAAATGAGACTCATTTGACtcacttaaaaatatttatttcattttaatatttaataattttatacattttttattattaaagtttttatatagtcatcttaacagTATTTTATTGTTTACATTAGACTAGtattatatatatagtatatgtttattttttaatgtgttctaaattacataatatataaaaataatataatataaagtattataatcTTAAAAATGGGTCAGGTCGGGCCGAGCTTGGGCCTTAAATATTTAAGTCCGAGCCCAACCCATTTTTGAACAGGCCTATTTTTTTTTGCTTATACCTATTTTTCAGGCctaatatttttactcaaactTTCTCAAATTTCTGACAGACTTTCGTGCCTGGATAATTAGCTCAACCCATGAATAGGCCTAGGGATAGgattgtatagagtttaaatctcTTAGGACACTTATATTGTAGGTAAGCACTAATATTAGCCATCGATATATTCGATCTATACCGCTGAATTTGAAAgagttcaactataaataaaaGCATTCCCTTATTTGTAGATAAATATTTGGTATGCACTATTGAAGAAAAGtaggtaaaattttaataaatttaaccacAAATTAATATCTAATTGTGTCATTTTTCCTAAGTTGATCTTTTAACATCCAAATCACAAAAAAAATGTTacatttaccaaaaaaaaaaagtctaaTAAACTCCATCTACACTTAAGATTTGGActctaataatattatatatgttgaaaatatatttgatgcattaatgttccataaaataattttaataatattgaaaagtttaaaaatgttttaaaaataaatattaatcatactaattaaacataaataaattcaaaaacttattattaatttttgaaacgTATAATTTTACTCAAGAAAATCAATGGAGGGAGACTTGATGACGTCCAACAATTTATAAGGATTTCAATTTTGATTCCAATAATCAAAACATTAAACTCTTCGTCTTCCCCTAAAGCCCTACGCTCTAAATCAGTAGTTGAGCAAACCTCTTTCACAATGAGCAGATCCGGCCAGCCTCCAGATCTCAAAAAGTAACTTATTTTTTCACGCTCCTATTTCAATGCTTCTCTTTGTTTGAATCTCTTTTCCCTggatattttgttttttttttaattttctttttatcttGCTTATAACAGATACATGGACAAGAAGCTCCAGAGtaagtttttcaaaaaaaaaatttttatgcTTTGCTTCTACTTATTTAAATTCCATACTAAAATTTAGTTGAAGTTAGTTTATATTCATTTTTTGTTGCTTGTTTCCAGTAGTAGCTCGCTTAAGCCTCAATTCCGTTCGTTAAGTTTCGCATACACGATGATAAATGGCTCTTGGTTCCATTTTTACATTTATTTTTTCAGTTGTGATGAGTGTTTGAGAATTGAGACCTGCGTATGCCCTGCAGTATGGAATTTCATATTTTTGGTTCATTAGAATGCCTGTTTCTGGGTTGTGATAGTTAAAGAATTTGTATGTTATGCAACATTTGATTAGGTGTTAGATTGCGTACATTTAGGTATCAAGACCTAGATTACTTTGAATTAGCGTATTAGTGTTGTGCACGGATATGTTGTAACTTCTTTTGAGGTTCTTTAATGTATTTGGAAGATCCTTAGAGGGTCATATCCTCGCTCACAAGTCCAAGTATTTCTCATAATTTAAGGAAAAAATAATAGTCGGAGCCTATGTTACTTTGACACGGGTACGGGTATCGGATATGTGTATGTGTCCAACACAGTTATGGTCTGATTTTTCTaagattttctatttatttggaGTATCATTGGAGGCTCCAGATCCATGTGTTGGACACAGCTACACAGGTTCCTCAACAAAAACAAAGAGTCGGAGCAACATACATTAGATTTTAATCCCTTGTCTCGGGGTGTACTTTCACGTTTAATAAAAATTGTGGTTGTTCTTTTAGACTCTTCTGGATGTTAATAGTCATAAAATTGCATCCTTGAGAACATAGTATTGACCATAATTGAAGATTGAAGCATTCtatcatcaaaagaaaaaaaaagaagagattgAATAATTCATAAGCTACTGTTGGTCGTAGATTTGGCTATGAATTGTTACGGTATTTTCTAATACCTCTTTGATTTAGTGAGTCAGGAATTCATTGCTTTATGCTTTTACTCGCTCTTGTAAGTTGCAGTTGTGTTAGGTCGCAATATGTAAAATACAATATTTATAAATGAGATAACAAAATTACATGTTTGGCTTATGAGCTTTGAGATTGTTGGTTTACATAAATTCTAGATTACAATTTTGAATCTTAAGAACTCTTATCATGCTTAAAACTGCAGTTAAGCTGAATGCAAATCGGTTGGTTGTTGGTACACTTCGCGGATTTGATCAGTTTATGAACCTAGTAGTTGACAACACCGTTGAGGTGAATGGCAATGAGAAAACTGATATAGGCATGGTGGTGAGTCTCGTAATGCTTAAACCGTCACTAAAGATATAATACTTCGATCATTAGCGTCATTTAAGTGGTATCAATTTGTTGCAGGTGATCAGAGGAAATAGCGTTGTTACTGTTGAAGCACTTGAACCCGTAGGCCGGATGCAGTAATTCAGGTTTTTCGTTCCAAAACTTGGATTTCACTTTCTGTATCTCTTTCACTTATTGTGTCTAGGCTGCTAGCTTAGGGCTTGATATGTTATATGATCGAGAATTCGTAGGAATTTGTTAGATTGATATCCATGGATTCTGTTCTTTCTTTTCGCTATCCTTTGATCTATTATCACTTTAACGGAAACAAGGCTCTCCAAGTAAACGAAAGCATCAAAACCATCAAATATCGGACGCCTATGAATCTTAAACTTCTTAAATTCGTGTTTACCAGGATTGTAAGACACCATTTCATTATTGAGTGCTAGGTTTTCCACCATAATAACTTCATTGTTTTCCCAAACTGTCAATGCGCTCCTTCTACACTACACCGATGCTTCTCAAATTCGAAATTGGGAACTTTTATCTGTCTTGGGAACTTTTATCTGTCACACAGTGTTCTTTCTTCACAAATATGTTCATATGATTTCTTTTAGTTACACCTATTCCCAAGCTTCCATCCCACATTAGAAAATTGAAATCGAAAACTACATCAGCTGGTAGTCGTATTCTTCGAAACT contains the following coding sequences:
- the LOC108466643 gene encoding probable small nuclear ribonucleoprotein G, with the translated sequence MSRSGQPPDLKKYMDKKLQIKLNANRLVVGTLRGFDQFMNLVVDNTVEVNGNEKTDIGMVVIRGNSVVTVEALEPVGRMQ